From the Candidatus Eisenbacteria bacterium genome, the window TCGCGGATCCCCGGATGGAAAGGGGCCGCTCTCGCCGAGGCGGTCCGCTCGGGCGTTCCGGTCTACGCGGCGTCGGAGAGCGACGAGGTGCGCCCGGGAGAGGGGTTTCGGCTCGAACCGTGGGGGATCCTCTTCCGCTACGCGCTTCCGCAGGTGGAGGGCGCGGATCGCGAAGGAGGCCTCGCGCTCTGGGATCGGTACCGGACGAAAGCGATCGAGCGGGTCTCGCCCCGGTCCGGCTATCTCGCGCGCGTCCTCGCCGCGTCGTATCCGATCCAGAAGAGCCGCGCGCTCTTCCTTGCGGGCCGAAAAGCCGAAGGGCTCGTTCTTCTCCAAAAGGCGCTCGCGATCGGCGGGGAGGCGGCGCCGGTTCTCAACAACGTCGCGCTCGCCTACGAGACGATCGGAGAGACCGAGAGGGCGCGGGAGCTCTACGCGCGCGCGGAGATCGTCTCCGCCGACGGGATCCCGACGCTGAACCTCGCGAGGCTCGATCGAAGGGAGGGGCGGGCCGAGGAGGCGGAGAGGCGCTTCCTCACCGTGATCGAGAAGGACCCGCGCCTCCGCCAAGCGGCTCTCCTCGAGTGCGGGGCGGCCGCGCTCGAGAGAAGCGCGCACGCGGAGGCGTCTTCTTTCTTCGAGCGCGCGGCGAGGGATCGCCCGTGGGAGGCGGGGCCATTCGTCGGGATGGGAGAGGCGCGCGTGTTGGAGGGAGATCTCGAGGGCGCGCGGTTCTTCTTCCGGCGGGCGGAAGAGAGGCGTTCCGGGATGGAGAGGCTCGGCGAGCTTCGCATTGCGGAGCGGCTCGAGGAAGAGGGGAGGAGGGGGGAGGCTGGGGAGGTCTACCGCGCGCTTCTCGCGAAGAACCCTTCGGACGAGGAGGCGCTCGACGGTTGGGCCCGTCTCGCGGTGTCCTTGATGCGTCCGGATGCTGCCGACTCGCTCTATGAAGCCGCCCTCTCGGCCGCGGTCGACCGCGCCGCCACGGCGAACCGGTACGCGTGGTTTTTGGCGGAGGGGGGCCGCCGTCTTGATCGCGCGCTCGCTCTCGCACGCGAGGCGCGCGCGCTCGAGCCGTCGAACGCATGGTTCGCCGACACGGAAGGATGGGCGCTCTTCCGTCTCGGCCGCTTCCGGGATGCGGCCGCGTCGTTCGAGGAAGCCCTCCGCGCGGGCCACCCCGGCGCGGACCTCCGATTTCGTCTCGGGTTCGCGCTCGTTCGTTCGGGGCGTGGAGAGGAGGGGCGGGAGAGACTCGAGGAGGGGCTTCGTCTCGATCCGGATTCGAGACACGCGCTCGAGGCGCGCGCGATCCTCGGTGGAGGCGATGCTACGGACGCGGCTCCTCTCCCCAGAAGATGACCCGGTTCTTTCCGGACCGCTTGGCCGCGTACAGGGCCTGATCCGCGCGCTCGAGAAGCTCGCGCCGCACGTCGGCGGTGGTGCTCCCCGCGGTCGTGTGGTCCGGATGGAGCGCGATGCCGATCGATGTCGTCAGGCGGAACGTCCCTCCTCCCTCGGCGGTGGGGAGCGGCGCCTCCTGCACGAGAGAGCGGAGGCGCTCGCAGATCACCTTCGCCTGATCGCGCGAGGCGCCGGGGAGAAGGATCGCGAACTCCTCCCCGCCGTAGCGCGTGACGAGGTCGATCCGCCGCACGTGATCGCGGAGAATCCCGGCGACCTTCGCGAGGACCGCGTCCCCCGCCGGATGACCGAACCGATCGTTCACTTCCTTGAAGTTGTCGAGATCGACCATGACGAGGGCGAGCGCGGTGTTCTCGCGGCTCGCGCGCTCCACCTCGCGAAGGATCTGCTCCTCGAAGAAGCGCCGCGTGAAGACCCGCGTGAGGAGGTCGACGTAGACGAGCTGCTCGAGGTGCTTCGCGCTCCGGATCCGCCCCGCCGCGAGGAGCGCGACGAACGAGAAGAACCCGAGCGCATGCTCGTCGAACGCGTTCGGCTCCGTATGAAGAACCTCGATTGCCCCGTAGATTTCCTCGCCCGCTCGAAGCGGAAGAGCAGCCGCGCTCCGCGCGTCTTCCTCGGCGGCGCGCGCGGCGAGGAGCGGGTCGCGCGCGAGATCGGGGACGTGGAGCGGGTCGCCACCTCGGCGAAGATGCTCGCGGAACGCGGCGGCGAGGAGCCCCCGGTCGGTCGGCTCAAAAGGAGGCGAGGGGGACGCGTCGGCGAGCGAGACGAAGCGGACCCGCGAGGCGGCGATCGTCTCCGACGCGAACCGGGCGATCCTCCGGAGGGAATCGGCCGGTTCGTCCTCCGGCGGCTCGCCGGCCGCTCCGGTGAGGATCGACTCGAGGGCTCGTCGGGTTTCGTCCGTGGCGA encodes:
- a CDS encoding tetratricopeptide repeat protein, with translation RRTSGVAALLLLATIAAEAARNRPADRSVLDEHIANILATVEEKAALVVEGDAETFGLLYATVVEGRRNDLTLWNPVLDLLPAGPLFARFAPLVESRIPGWKGAALAEAVRSGVPVYAASESDEVRPGEGFRLEPWGILFRYALPQVEGADREGGLALWDRYRTKAIERVSPRSGYLARVLAASYPIQKSRALFLAGRKAEGLVLLQKALAIGGEAAPVLNNVALAYETIGETERARELYARAEIVSADGIPTLNLARLDRREGRAEEAERRFLTVIEKDPRLRQAALLECGAAALERSAHAEASSFFERAARDRPWEAGPFVGMGEARVLEGDLEGARFFFRRAEERRSGMERLGELRIAERLEEEGRRGEAGEVYRALLAKNPSDEEALDGWARLAVSLMRPDAADSLYEAALSAAVDRAATANRYAWFLAEGGRRLDRALALAREARALEPSNAWFADTEGWALFRLGRFRDAAASFEEALRAGHPGADLRFRLGFALVRSGRGEEGRERLEEGLRLDPDSRHALEARAILGGGDATDAAPLPRR
- a CDS encoding sensor domain-containing diguanylate cyclase, whose amino-acid sequence is MSRIEYATLLREVLPVGLLDETIRRVVEESLTEGSDASLHGACRLVLEALVAKGLFARGAPEGPADGAVVYHDRRGLLLVTLRPPGPAANEYRFPFRPLLPPELATDETRRALESILTGAAGEPPEDEPADSLRRIARFASETIAASRVRFVSLADASPSPPFEPTDRGLLAAAFREHLRRGGDPLHVPDLARDPLLAARAAEEDARSAAALPLRAGEEIYGAIEVLHTEPNAFDEHALGFFSFVALLAAGRIRSAKHLEQLVYVDLLTRVFTRRFFEEQILREVERASRENTALALVMVDLDNFKEVNDRFGHPAGDAVLAKVAGILRDHVRRIDLVTRYGGEEFAILLPGASRDQAKVICERLRSLVQEAPLPTAEGGGTFRLTTSIGIALHPDHTTAGSTTADVRRELLERADQALYAAKRSGKNRVIFWGEEPRP